The genomic DNA AAGCAAAGCGGCGGACCGAAGTCCGCCGCTTTATCCGCCTGGCTGTACCCGCATCAGTCCAGGAAATCGCAGTGCTTCTCGACGTAGTGGGCGAGATCGAGTGAATGCTGCCGCACCAGCCGCTCCGCCAGTTCGGTGTCCCGCTTCTCCAGCGCCTCGATGATGCGCAGGTGGTCCACGATGGACCGTGCCGCGCGATCACTCTGCGAAATGGTCATCTTCCGGATCGCGCGCACGTGGATAAAGATGTTGCGGATCGTGTCCATGATGATCTGCGACTTCGACAGCTTCACGATCGCCTGGTGGAACGCGATATTGGCGTCGGAATACTCTTCGATGTGCTCGGCCGGAGTCGAGTCGCGGAAGCTGTCGAACATGCGGCGCAGCTGCGCGATCTCGGCATCGCTGGCATTCTCGGTGGCCAGCCGGGCCGCCATGCTTTCGAGCGCGGCCCACATCTGGATCATCTCGACGATCTCGCGCTTGGTCTTGCGCATGATGTAGATGCCGCGCCGCGGCACGGTGCGCAGGAAGCCTTCCTGCTCCAGCAGCGTCATGGCCTCGCGGATCGGCGTGCGGCTGACGCCCATGGCCTCGCTCAGCACCCGCTCATCCAGCCGGATCTCGTCGCGCGACTGGTAGATGTCGGCGTCGGCGATGGCCTGGCGCAGCATGGCGTAGGCCTGGTCGCGCAGGCTGGCGCCGGCGTTGATTGGTTGTACCGACAGTGACAGCCCGTTGGGCTGGACGATGGATTGGCTTTGCGCAGACATGGATGTGCTCGTGTGAGACCGGCGGCCGGGCGGCCGGAATGGCGCTCTCCGCATTGCTGCACAGCTTAGCAAAAACGCCTGACCCATTATGAAAACGCATCAAACGATGCGCGGTCCACATGCATCGGCACAAAAGCGGTGCGCGGCCTGTCGTATATGGTATATCACAATCGCCCTGCCTTCCGGTTTCGCGAGCCGGGCACGCCTCACCGGCGCGTGCCAGGCTCGCGCCTGGGAGAACGCCCGACCCGCGTCCCCCGGTTCCACTCAGGCGGCAAGCTTCGCCATCGCGTCGCGCTGCTTGATCAGCCCGAGCACGGCATCGCACATCGGCGTTGGCTCGCCCACCAGCCGCCCCATTTCCTGCACCACCGTCAACAGCGGGTCGATCTCCATGGCCCGCCCTGCCTCCAGGTCCTGCAGCATCGAGGTCTTGTGCGCGCCCACGGCGCCGGCGCCGTCGATGCGCCGCTCCACGTCGACCCGGAATTTCACCCCGAAACGCTCGGCGATGCCCTGCGCCTCCACCATCATCTGGCGCGACAGCGCGCGCGTGGCGGGGTCTGCAGTAATGACGTCGAGCGTGGCGTGGGTCAGCGCGCTGATCGGGTTGAAGCACAGGTTGCCCCACAGCTTGAGCCAGATCTCGTCGCGGATGTTGTCGCGCACCGGCGCGTCGAGGTCGGCGGCCATCATCATCTCGCTGAGCGCGGTCACGCGCGCGGAGCGGCTGCCGTCCGGCTCGCCCAGCGGAAACTTCTTGCCGTAGACATGCTTGATCACGCCCGGCGCGACGATCTCGGCGGCCGGATAGACCACGCAGCCGATCGCCCGCTCCGGCCCCAGGCGTTGCCACTGGCGCCCGCCCGGATCGACGCTTTCCAGCGTCTGGCCGGCCAGCTCGCCGCCGTGCTTGTAGAAGTACCAGTAAGGAATGCCGTTGACGCCGGTTACGATCGCGGTGTCGGGTCCCAGCAGCGGCTGCATCTGGTCCACCACCCCGGGAACCGAATGCGCCTTGAGGGTGATGAACACATAGTCCTGGTGACCGAGTTCCCGCGGATCGCTGGTGCAGCGCACCTTCGCCACCCGCTCCTCGCCATCGATCAGCAGCTTGACGCCGTGCTCCTGCATCGCCGCGAGATGGGGTCCGCGCGCGACGAAACTGACCTCGGCCCCCGCCCGCGCCAGTTGCGCCCCGACATAGCCGCCGATGGCACCGGCGCCGTAGATACAGACTTTCATAGTGCTGCCTCCTTGATGGCTCGATTGAATCTTTTGATATATCACATACTATATTCCATAAAGTCGCATGGCAACCCGCATTCTTTTTTCGTTCCGCGCGCGGGCAAGCGGCGCTGCGCTAACATGAAGCCTGCATGCGCCTCGGGCGGGTCACCGCCGCACCCTCCAATCAATGCGGAGCCTTCATGGAAGCGACGTTGGCATTGCTGCAGGATCCCGCCGCCTGGGCGGCGCTGGCCACGCTGGTGGCGATGGAAATCGTGCTGGGGATCGACAACCTGATCTTCATCTCGATCCTGACCAACAAGCTGCCCGCGGAGATGCGGGAGAAGGCCCGCAAGATTGGCATCAGCCTGGCGCTGCTGCTGCGCCTCGGCCTGCTGGCGACCATCGCCTTCATCGTCACGCTGACCCAGCCGCTCTTCACCGTGCTGGGCCATGGCCTGTCGTGGCGCGACCTGATCCTGATCGCGGGCGGCGGCTTCCTGGTGTGGAAGGCCACGCGCGAAATCCATCACCACGTCACCGCCGCCGAGGAGGGCGAGGAAGGCGGCACGGCCAAGGCGGTGCACAGCTTTGCCGCGGCCATCGGCCAGATCTTGGTGCTGGACCTGGTGTTTTCGATCGACAGCATCATCACCGCGGTCGGCATGACCGAACACGTGCAGATCATGTTCGTGGCCGTGATCGCGGCGGTGATGGCGATGCTGTTCGCGGCCACGCCGCTGGCCAACTTCATCAACCGCAACCCGACCATCGTGATGCTGGCGCTGGCCTTCCTGATGATGATCGGCATGACGCTGATCGCCGAAGGCCTCGGCACCCACGTGCCCAAGGGCTACATCTATACGGCGATGGCGTTCTCGGCCTCGGTCGAGGGGCTGAACATGCTGGCACGGCAACGGCGCCGGCAGCGCCGCGCCAGGCGCGAGGCAAGCGAGGTGCGATGAGGCGCTGGCGCCACCTGCTGTAACAGAGGGTGTCCGAACTTTTCCGCGGCGCCGGCGTCTTTACAGTTCTGCACAATCCCGGACAATAAAAGGACGCTTTCACCACATGATGAATCGCCGAACCCTGCTGGTCTCCGCCACCGCCTCTGCCGCGCTTGCCGCCCTCGGCATTACCCCATCGGTGCTGGCAGCCAGCCGGATCAAGCTAGGCGAGGCCCAGCCGTTCGGCTTCGACGCCCTGATCGAGCGCGCCCGCGCCCTGGCCGGCAAGCCTTACGCGCCGCCGCCCGCGCCGCCCGCGGAGGTGTTGTCCCGCATCGACTACGACGCCCACGGCAAGATCCGCTTCCGCACCGACGACGCGCTCTTTGCCAACGGCCCCGGCCAGTTCCCGGTCACGTTCTTCCACCTCGGCACCTACTTCCGCACCCCGGTGCGCATGCATGTGATCGAGCGCGCCAAGGGCGGCACCGGCAAGGCCCGCGAGATCGTCTATGACGATGCCTACTTCGACATGCCGGCCGACAGCCCCGCGCACAAGTTGCCGGCGGGCAGCGGCTTTGCCGGCTTCCGCTTCCAGGAAAGCCGCCTGGGCGACCAGAAAACCCGCGACTGGCGCAAGAACGACTGGGTCGCCTTCCTCGGCGCCTCCTATTTCCGCGCCATCGGCGAGCTGTACCAGTACGGCCTGTCCGCGCGCGGCATCGCCATCGACGTGGCCGAAGCGGGCAAGCAGGAAGAATTTCCCGCCTTCACCCACTTCTGGTTCGAAACCCCCGAAGGCAACAGCGACACCGTCACGGTCTACGCACTGCTGGATGGGCCGAGCATCTCCGGCGCCTACCGCTTCGTCATGCAGCGCGCCAAGGCCGTGATCATGGATGTCGAGTGCGTGCTGTTCCTGCGCAAGGACGTGGCGCGGCTGGGGCTGGCGCCGCTGACCTCGATGTACTGGTTCTCCGAAAGCATCAAGGGCACCGCTGTCGACTGGCGCCCCGAAGTGCACGACTCCGACGGCCTGGCGCTGTGGAACGGCGCCGGCGAGCATATCTGGCGCCCGCTGAACAACCCGCCACAGACCACGGCATCGGCCTTCTCCGATGACAACCCGAAGGGCTTCGGGCTGCTGCAGCGCGACCGCCTGTTCGACCACTACCAGGACGGCGTCAACTACGAGCGCCGTCCGAGCCTTTGGGTCGAGCCGCGCGATGGCTGGGGCGCCGGCTCGGTGCAGCTGGTGGAGCTGCGCACCGACGACGAGATCCACGACAACATCGTCGCGATGTGGGTGCCCAGGGCGCCGGCCAAGGCCGGCAACACCTATCGCCTGCGCTACCGGCTGCACTGGGCCGCCGACCAGCCCTACCCGTCGCCGCTGGCGCGCTGCGTGGCTACGCGCCTGGGCAACGGCGGCCAGCCCGGCCAGCCGCGGCCCAAAGGCGTGCGCAAGTTCATGGTCGAGTTCAAGGGCGCGCCGCTCGAGAAACTGCCCTTCGGCGTCAAGCCAGAAGCCGTGCTGACCGCTTCGCGCGGCACCTTTTCCTATGTCTTCACCGAAGCCGTGCCCAATGGCGTGGCGGGGCACTGGCGGGCCCAGTTCGACCTGACTACCGAGGGGGCCCAGCCGGTCGACCTGCGGCTGTTCCTGCGCCTGAACGGCAAGCCGCTGTCGGAAACCTGGCTGTACCAGTACCACCCGTTCCAGTCGCCGGCGGGCTGACGCGCCCGGCCGGGCGGGGCCGGCACCGGGCCAGCCCCTTTACACCTTATTGCGACACCGTGATGTCGGGCGGGCGCGAGCGGGTATGATGGCTGGCTACGACAGTTCCACTGCATCCGCCAGCCTCACATGATTTCTCAAGAGTTCGCCGGCGCCGCCGAGAGCGGCCAGGCTGCATCGCTCCCGCGCTCGGAGCGCGCCTACCAGCAGTTGCGCGCCGCCATCCAGGCCGGCCAGCTTTCCCCCGGCACCCGGCTGCGCGAGGTCGAACTGGCCGAATCGCTGGGGTTGTCGCGCACGCCAGTGCGGGAAGCGCTGTCGCGGCTGGAGTCGGAAGGGCTGGTCGTCAACGAGCCCAACCGCGGCATGATGGTGACGCAGCTCGATGCCAGCATGGTCAGCGAGCTGTACGTGATGCGCGAAGTGCTGGAAGGCACCGCCGCCGCGCTCGCCGCGCGCCACGCCACCGACGTCGAGATCTCGCTGCTGCGCGATATCGTCGAGCGCGACCTCGCCATCGCCGACGATCCCGACCGGCTCGCGCTGAACAACCGGCTGTTCCATGAAACCCTGCACCGCTGCGCCCACAACCGCTACCTGCTGAAGACGCTGCGCTCGCTGCACGAATCCATGGCGCTGCTCGGACGCACCACGCTGGCGGTGCCGGGGCGCGCGCGCAGTTCGTACGAAGAACACATCTCGCTGGTGGAAGCGCTGGAACAGCGCGATCCGACGCTGGCCGAGCAGATCGCGCGCCGGCATATCCAGCAGGCCTACAAGGTGCGGTTGTCGTTGTGGATCCAGGAGCAGTCGGGCAGCTGAGGCCCGTGCCCGCGCGGCGCCGTCAGGCCGCCTGGGTCCGCGCCGCGCGCAGCGTGCCCAGGCTCAGCACGAGCAGCGCCGCCAGGATCAGCACCACCGCGCCCAGCGTCTGCGGCGCGATCTGTTCGCCGCCCAGCCATGCGCCCATGGCCAGCGCCACCGGCGGGTTGACGTAGACATAGCTCGCCGCCAGGGTCTGGCTGACCGTCGAGACCAGGTACATGTAAGCGGAGAACGCCACCAGCGATCCCGCCACCACCAGGTAGGCCCAGGCCCAGCCGGCCTGCGCGCCGACGGAAGACGGCCACGGCTCCTGCCGCAGCATCGACAGCACCATCAGCACGGCGCCGCCGATCACCATCTCGGCGGCAAACGCCGCCGCCCCGGGCGGCAGGTCCAGCCGGCGCGCCAGCTGCGAGCCGAACGACCAGCTCGCCACCGCCAGCAGCAGCGCCACCACGCCGCCGGTGCTGACCTGGAACTCGGCGCCCGCGGTCAGCACCAGGATGCCGGCGCTGCCGATGGCGATCGCCACATACTCATACCACTTCGGCCGGTTGCCGAAGCACGCGCCCCAGATCAGCGCAAAGATCGGCATCGACCCGATCATCACCGTGGTGGCGCCAGAGGAAATGGTCTGCTCCGCAATCGCCGTGAGACCCATGCCGCCCACCAGCAGAAACAACGCCGGCACCGCGCAATGGCAAAACTGCCGCGCCGACGGCATTGGCGTACCGCGCCAGGCCAACCACGCGGCCAGCAACAGGCCCGCGCACAGGAAGCGCGTGCCCATCATGAACAGCGGCGGAAAACTCTCGAGCGTAAAGCGGATCGCCAGGTAGGTCGTGCCCCAGACCACATAGGTGATCAGCAGGCACAGCAGGACAAGCGGGGACATGGGGCGGAGGGGGTTCGGCAAAGGCATTCACGATAGCCTTGTCCGCAGCCGCGGCAAAACGAAAAGCGCTGGCAAGCCTTGTGAGAGTTACTCACAAGGCACTCCAGCGCGGAGGCAAAACAAAACCGGCCGCGTTCACCCGGGGCGGGCGCACGTATGGCCGGTTCTTTAACGCAGCCCGGACGGGCCGCAACTGCCGTACTGCTGTGCCAGCGCTTAGCCGTTGGCGTAGACCACCTTGGCCTTGCGGGCCTGGCTTTGCAGGCGCTCGATCACCGACTGCACGGCGGCGATGGCGCGCTTCACGTCGTGGGCGAAGCCCAGGCTTTGCGCACCGAGTTCGCGCTCGATGAGTTGGCGTTCCAGTTGATCGGTCAGCTTGGTATCGGATTGGGTGTTCATGGCGTCCTTCCTTTCGGGATTACCCTTATGGGGTTTTCCCTGATTGTAGCAGAAGGATTGTCGCAATGCAGCATTAGGTGAAAGTACGTAGGCAGGAAGGTCACATATCCGAGCAACGCGATCATTGGATGTCGCATCAGCCTCTCGTGCCCAAGCTGGAGTCGAGCTGCGGGGAACAATGCCCGGTTTCTCACCGCTGAATCCCCGTGCCCTCCACTCCAGCATTGAAACGGCAAACCGGCCACTGTCTCTCGTCCACGAGCCGTTTGGTAATCGCGAGAAGACATCGCCATACCGTTGTCACGGCCAGCGACGCGGGGAGTGTTGCCGCCCGGCAAAGGTACACCTGTCGCGTGACGCCGGAACCCATACGCCAGATGAACCTGAAGCCGACTTTCCGCTTCTTGCTGATGCGGTTGCCCAGGGATTGGGGATTGGACTGCTTCCCGCCTATGTATCCCGCTGCGCCAGCTACCATGCTTTGCAGCCCGTACTGCCAGACTTTCGCATTCAGGCCGATCCGCAGTCGCTATACATCATGACATTGCCTAGCCGCTACCCCTCACCGGCAACACGTACGCTGATCGAGTTCCTGCGCGAGCGCATTGGCTTGCTGATCCGTGGGCCGCAACCCGCGGTACCGACATGACACACTGTCAGGCCAGGCGCAGCGCCAGCGCGTAGTACGACGCGCCGTCCTCGCTGCGGTTCAGCGTCGCGCGCACCGTCACCGCCAGCCCGCTTCCGTCGCCCCGTTTCAGCTCGGCAGAAAACTCGGCCTTCGGCCGCGCGGGCGTGATCCTGCGCAGGCGCGCGCCGGCGTCGGCGAACCGGCCGGCCAGCCCCTCGCCCAGCAGCGCGCCGGCATCGCAGCCGACCATCGTCGCCAGCGCCGCGTTCACTGACTCGCAGCGCAGCGCTCCGTCCAGCAAGGCGATGCCTTCCGAGGTCAACTCGAACACCGCCTGGAACCGCGCCTGCTGGTCGCGCAGCGACTGCTCGGCGAGCTTGCGCGCGGTGTTGTCCATGCTGATGCCGACGATCTTGACGATGCGCCCGTCCAGTTCCCGCACCGGCGTGGCGCGGGACGAAATCCAGCGGATGCTGCCGTCCGGCTGGTACAGGCGGAAGTCGAATTCGTGCGCGTGGCCGGTCTGTAGCGATTCCTCGTAGGCGGCGTTCATCATGGGCACGTCGTCGGCATGCACGTGCTTCCAGAAGCTTTCGTTGCTGACGATGCGCCAGCCGTACACCGCCTCGACGTTGGACGAGTAGGTCACGTCGTCGGTGATCAGGTTCCATTCCCACGTGACGATGCGCGCGCCCTCCTGCGCCAGCTTCATGCGCGCCTCGCTCTCCATGATCTCGGCGGTGTAGCGTCGGCGCATGTCGGTCATGGGGATTTCCACCGCGCTCGAGGTTTCCGCCTCCTGCCGCGCCTGCTCGCCGTAGCGCAGCCAGATCCAGTTGACGCCGAGGAACGCCGCCAGCTTGCGCAGCTTCTCGTAGTCGATCTCGCCGCCCCGGGTCCATTTGTGGACCGCCGGGCGCGACACCTCGAGCGCGTTGGCGACCGCCTGCAGCGTGAGCTTCTTGTGTTCGAGCAGTTCCTTGAGGCGGAATGCAAAGCTGTTTTCTGTCATGTGCTGGATTCCCCGGTGGCATCGCCGAGATGCCGCATGAAAAACTCGACGCAGGCGCGCAGCCGTGCGGAGCCGGAAAGGCGCGAAGGATACACCGCCCAGATATCGGCGTCCTGGCGATAGTGGGGCAGCACCTGCACCAGGCGGCCGGCCTTGAGGTCAGGCTCGACGTCCCACATCGAGCGCAGCATGACCCCATGCCCGGCCAGCGCCCAGCCCGCGACGATCTCGCCGTGGTTGGACGACAGGCGCCCGCCGACCTTGACGTTGCGGTCGCCCTCCGGCCCCGTCATGCGCCAGATGCCGAACGGATGGTCGCGCTCCTTGGTCACGAGGCAGTCGTGCTGCGCCAGCGCGTCGAGCGTCTGCGGCATGCCGCGCGCCGCGAGATACGATGGCGCCGCGCACAGCACCCGCCAGTTGCGCGCCAGCCGGCGGGCGATCAGGTGCGGGGCGATGTCGTTGCCGATGCGGATGTCGAGGTCGATGCCCTCGGCCGCAAGGTCGACCAGCTTGTCGAACACATCGAAGCGGATTTCCAGGCCGGGGTACTGCTCGCACAGCGTCGAGATCAGCGGCGCGACACGCCGCCTGCCAAAGCCCACGCTGCTGCCGATCCGCACCAGCCCGCGCGGCGAGCCGCCGCCAGCCGAGACGTCGTCCATCAACTGGCCGATCTCGTCGAGCATGTGGCGCGCCCAGCGGCACACGCGCTCGCCGTTTTCCGTCAGCGACACCTGGCGCGTGCTCCGGTGCAGCAGTTGCGCGCCCATCGCCTGCTCCAGCGCCTTGACGCGCTTGCTGACATAGGCCGGCGAGCTGCCCAGTTCTTCTGCGGCGGCGACGAAGCTGGCGCGCTGGGCAACCAGGCAGAACACCCGCAGGTCTTCCAGTGGCGGCAGATTATTCACGATTCGTGTTTCCTGTATCCACGGTTGCGCGGATGATCCGCGCCGGGTTTCCCGGCATCCTCGATCGCGTCCTGACCACCAGACACGAGCGAGACACCGCCATGACCAAACCATCTCCAGCTTCGTTCCGGATCGCCGCCATCGCCGGCGACGGCATCGGCAACGAAGTTTTGCCCGAAGGGCTGCGCGTCGTCGAAGCCGCCGCGCGCAAGTTCAACCTGCCCATTGAAGTGCGCCACTTCGAATGGGCCAACTGCGACTACTACCTGCGCCACGGCAAGATGATGCCGGACGACTGGAAGCAGCAACTCGACGGCTTCGACGCCATCTACTTCGGCGCCGTGGGCTGGCCCGACAAGGTGCCCGACCACGTCTCGCTGTGGGGCTCGCTGCTCAAGTTCCGCCGCGAGTTCGACCAGTACGTCAACCTGCGTCCGGTGCGCCTGCTGCCTGGCGTGCCCTGCCCGCTGGCCGGCAAGAAGCCTGGCGACATCGACTTCTACGTGGTTCGCGAGAACACCGAGGGCGAGTACAGCCCGGTCGGCGGCCGCATGTACGAGGGCACCGGGCGCGAGATCGTGGTGCAGCAGTCGATCTTCAGCCGCCACGGCACTGACCGTATCCTGAAGTACGCCTTCGAACTGGCGCAATCCCGTCCCCGCAAGAAGCTCACGTCGGCCACCAAGTCCAATGGCATTGCCATCAGCATGCCCTGGTGGGACGAGCGCACCGCCGCGATGGGAGCGCAATTCCCCGAAGTCAAATGGGACAGCCAGCACATCGACATCCTTTGCGCACGCTTCGTGCTGCAGCCGGAGCGCTTCGACGTGGTGGTCGCTTCCAACCTGTTCGGCGACCTCCTTTCCGACCTCGGCCCGGCCTGTACCGGCACCATCGGCCTGGCGGGTTCGGCCAACCTGAACCCGGAGCGCAAGTTCCCTTCGTTGTTCGAGCCGGTGCACGGCTCGGCGCCGGACATCTTCGGCAAGCAGATCGCCAACCCCATCGGCATGATCTGGTCGGGCGCGATGATGCTGGACTTCCTCGGCGGTGAAGCCGGACGCCAGGCGCATGACGCCATCCTCGCCGCGATCGAGACCGTGCTGCACGAAGGTCCGCTGACGCCGGATGCCGGCGGCAAGGCGGGCACCAGCGACGTGGGCAAGGCCATCGCCGAAGCCGTCTGACGCCAGATGCGCGGGCATACGTGACGCGGAATTCGCGCGGCGCGTGTGCTCCGCCTGGCGCGAGAAGCCCCATTCGGCACACACGTAGTTTTTTTCAGCGCGGAGCTTGTGCATCCCCGGAATTTTGCATAGAGTTTGCGTAAACCAATGGTTACTGTAAACCACTGGTTTACACAAAGCAAGAGAAGAACGCGGCCCCAACCGCGCCGGGTAGACAAGTTCCACCACAAAGCACCATGCGCCAAGACGCATCGGAGGAGATCCACTTGAAAACGTCCACGCCCCGCCGCGACGGCTTCCTGACCGTCTGCACGCTCACCGCCGTGCTGGTCACCGTCATCGCCATGGTCCGCTGGCCCGCCGAAGCGGCCGCCACCGCCACCCAGCTCTTCGACTGGTCCACGCGCTCCTTCGGCTCGCTGGTCCAGATCTTCGTCTTCGGCTGCGTCATCGCCTGCCTGGCGCTGGCCTTCAGCAAGTACGGCAACGTGCGCCTCGGCGAAGGCAAGCCCGTGTATTCCACCTTGTCGTGGGTCTTCATGTTCATCTGCGCAGGCATGGGGTCGTCGACCATGTACTGGGGCGTGATGGAGTGGGTCTACTACTACCAGTCGCCCGGACTGAACGTGCCCACCGGCACGCGCGAAGCGCTGGAACACTCCATCAGCTACTCGTTCTTTCACTGGGGCCTGAGCGCCTGGGCGGTGTACGCGCTGCCCTCGCTGGCGATGGCGTACCACTTCCATGTGCGCAAGAACAAGGGGCTGAACCTGGCGTCGATCATCGAGGCCATCACGGGCTTCCGCGCCACCGGGCCGGTGGGCCGCCTGGTGGATCTGATCTTCCTGCTGACGATGTTCGGGGCGCTGACGGTTTCCATCGCGCTGACCGCGTCGACCTTCACGCGCGGCCTGTCCGGCCTGTTCGGCGTGCCCGATACGTTCGTCACGCAGTTGATCGTGATCGTCGGCGTGTCGGTGCTGTTCTCCGCGAGCGCCTACATCGGCATCAACGGCGGCATGCAGCGCCTGAGCCATATGGTCTGCTGGGGCGCGCTGCTGCTGGCCGCGGTCGTGTTTGCCATCGGACCGACCCTGTTCGCCGGCAACAACATCGTCAATGGCCTGGGCCTGATGCTGCAGAACTACGTCCACATGAGCCTGTTCACCGATCCCACCGGCGACGGTGCCTTCAGCCGCGGCTGGACGGTGTTCTACTGGCTGTGGTGGGTGTCGTACTCGCCGGGCGTGGCGATGTTCGTGGCGCGCGTGTCCAAGGGCCGCAAGGTCAAGGAAGTCATCTATGCCCTGCTGCTGGGCGGCAGCGTCGGATGCTGGTTCTTCTTCGGCGCGCTGGAAAGCTACAGCATGCACCGGTTCATCTCGGGGGCCATCGACGTGCCGCGCATCCTGAAGGAGCACGGCGGCGAGACGGCAGTCGAAATGCTGCTGAGCGCGCTGCCGGCCGGCAAGGTGTTCCTGGCCGTGTACCTGGCGATCATGATCGTCTTCCTCGCCGCCCACGTCGACGCAGTGGCCTACGCCGTGGCCGCCACCACCACCCGCAACCTGGAGGAAGGGCAGGACCCGTCGCCGACCAGCCGCGTGTTCTGGTGCGTGATGCTGACGCTGGTGCCGCTGGCGATGCTGTTCGTCAAGGCGTCGCTGGAGACCATGAAGACAGCCGTCGTGCTGACCGCCATCCCGTTCCTGGTCATCCTCGGCATCAAGCTGTTCGGCCTGTTCCGCTGGCTGCTGCAGGACTACGCCGACACGCCGGCACACCTGATCGAGGCGGCCCAGTCCAACCCCCGGC from Cupriavidus taiwanensis includes the following:
- a CDS encoding BCCT family transporter, whose product is MKTSTPRRDGFLTVCTLTAVLVTVIAMVRWPAEAAATATQLFDWSTRSFGSLVQIFVFGCVIACLALAFSKYGNVRLGEGKPVYSTLSWVFMFICAGMGSSTMYWGVMEWVYYYQSPGLNVPTGTREALEHSISYSFFHWGLSAWAVYALPSLAMAYHFHVRKNKGLNLASIIEAITGFRATGPVGRLVDLIFLLTMFGALTVSIALTASTFTRGLSGLFGVPDTFVTQLIVIVGVSVLFSASAYIGINGGMQRLSHMVCWGALLLAAVVFAIGPTLFAGNNIVNGLGLMLQNYVHMSLFTDPTGDGAFSRGWTVFYWLWWVSYSPGVAMFVARVSKGRKVKEVIYALLLGGSVGCWFFFGALESYSMHRFISGAIDVPRILKEHGGETAVEMLLSALPAGKVFLAVYLAIMIVFLAAHVDAVAYAVAATTTRNLEEGQDPSPTSRVFWCVMLTLVPLAMLFVKASLETMKTAVVLTAIPFLVILGIKLFGLFRWLLQDYADTPAHLIEAAQSNPRPDGESRAVTTDSEAAVANV